Genomic segment of Geminocystis herdmanii PCC 6308:
CAGGCAAATTTGAGTTTTGCTAAACTAAATCGATCGGACTTAAGTCGTGCTAATCTTTATGGTGCGATTATGCGTAATGCTTCTTTGATGGAGGTATTTTTTGCTCGTACTAATATGACTTCTGCTGATTTAACTAATTCTAATCTCATTGGTGCTGATTTGAGTAGTGCTAATATTTCTGGGGTTAATTTAGAGGGGGCAATTATGCCTGATGGTCAAGTTTATCATTAAGTAGGGGTTGCCTCATAGTATGAGTGATGAGGTTAGGAGATAGGAGTTAGGAGACAGGAGATAGGAAAAATACGAAAAATAAAGGCTTTCAGTAAACCCTAAGTATAATTGAGTTATGGAGTTAATCAATAACCCGATGTGTAATTTATTACACGACTAATATAATCTCGTTCAATAAATTGAACTTAAATTTTTTGTAAATTGTTTTATTTCTTGTTTCATGACTATAAATAACGATAGGATACAAAAGTTAAGGGAGACTCTCAAACAATATTGGGGTTATGATGATTTTCGCTACCCCCAAGCTGAGGTGATGACTGCAATTTTGACGGAGAAAGATTGTTTAGTTGTTATGCCAACGGGAGGCGGTAAGTCTCTCTGTTTTCAGTTACCTGCTTTGTTGCAAGAGGGGTTAACTTTAGTCGTCTCTCCTTTGGTGGCTTTGATGGAAAATCAAGTGCAGGAATTACGATCGAAACATCTTCCAGCAGGAATCTTACATAGTGAAGTTAGTAAGTTCGATCGAAAACAAACTCTTAATGCTTTAAAATCTCAACAGTTAAGATTATTATACCTATCCCCAGAAACTTTACTTTCACCTCCTATCTGGCAAGTAATCAGTAATCCAGAGATAAAAATTAATGGTTTAATCCTCGATGAAGCCCACTGTTTAGCACAATGGGGAGAGTCTTTTCGCCCTGCCTACAGACGTTTAGGCACTATTCGCTCATGTTTATCTCATCATCCTATTTCCATCGCCTCTTTTACGGCAACGGCGGATATTAATACTCAAAAAACCATTATCCAATCCTTACAATTATCTAACCCTGAAAAATTTTTAGTTAGCCCTTATCGTCATAATTTACAGATACAAATAAAAACGATTTGGACACCAAAAGGGAGAAAACAAGAGTTAATTCAATATATTCAAAGAAAGCATAAGCAAAGCGGTTTAATCTATGTACGCACAAGAAAAGATAGCGAAGAATTAGCTAATTTGCTTAATCAAGAAGGTTATAAAAATCAAGCCTATCATGGGGGATTAGGTAGCAACATCCGCCGACAAATAGAAAATGATTGGTTACAGGAAAAAATTAAATTTGTAGTTTGTACCAATGCTTTTGGTATGGGCATCAATAAAAGTAACCTGAGATGGATATTTCATTATCAAGCGCCCTTATTATTATCGGAATATATCCAAGAAATAGGGAGAGGAGGCAGAGATGGAAAACTTACCGAAGCGATTACCCTCATCAGCGAAACCACTGGTTTTTTTAATCCCGAAGACAAACAAAGAAGACAATATTTTTTGCATCGACAAATCAAACTCTATCAAGAAGCACAAAGATTTATTAAGCAAATACCGAAACAAGGAAATATCGAGGCATTGTCAAGGGAATTTAACAACACCAATATTCAGCTATATTTATCTATCTTAAATAGTAGTCAACAATTGCGCTGGATTGACCCTTATCATTATCAATTAACTCTCAATAATCCCCAAAGTTCGATCGAGCTATTGATAAAACGACAACAAAAACTCACTCAAGAAACCTCCCAATACTTAACCACGAAAACCTGCCGATGGCATTTTTTATTATTAGCCTTTGGTTTCCCCCCTTCAAACAATTTTCGTTGCGGTAAGTGTGATAATTGTTTGAAAATTAAGAATTAGCAATGAAGTTGTTAAACCATTACTAACTTGGTATTTTTGCTCTTATTTTTTGTAAATATCAAATAGTTTACTTTTAGATTTACAAATTTTCAAAACCTTGATGATTCATTTTTTAACCTAAAACCTAACACCTAAAACCTAACACCTCGCCTCCACCAAAAGACTATGAGGCAACACCGACTTAAAGAGAAGCTACTTCGATCGTAATCTGAGCAGTCACTTCAGCGTGAAGTTTAATTTCCGTTTGATATTTACCAGTTTTCTTAATTTCAGGTAAAGTAATGGCTTGACGCTCAATATCTAAACCAGCGTTTTGTTTGATAATGTCCACAACTTCTTGAGTAGTTACCGTACCAAAGATAGCATCTTGTTCACCCACTTGCTTACGGATTACAAAGTTATTGATAGTTTGTAACGCAACTTTACGAGATTTGGCTTCTTCTAAGATAGCTAATAAACGTAATCTTTCTTTTTCTCTTCTTTGATCAACTTGACGTAAAATACCGGGAGTTACTAAAACTCCTAAACCTTGAGGCACTAAGAAGTTACGAGCATAACCCGGAGCAACATCCACTAAGTCGCCTCTTTTGCCTAATTTTTCAACGTTTTTATTTAATAATAGTTGTAATTTTTTTGCCATGTTTGCCTCTATTTAATAGGAATTTTTTTATAATTAGCACATTTAGCCACAAATTATGATTATACCATAGAAATTGAGAATGGAAAATAAGCATGAAACTTCTTCAGAAAATATTATAAAAAATGCTATGGTTAAAAATAGATTCATTAACATTAGTCATTAGCAACTATGGCAATTTCGGTTACTTCAAAACACGTTGAAATTACCCCCGGTATCTGTGGAGGAAAACCTCGTATTGTTGGACATCGTATCAAAGTTCAAGACATTGTAATTTGGCATGAAAGAATGGGAATGTCTCCCGATGAAATTATTTATCATCATCCTAGTATTACTTTAGCTGATGTCTATGGTGCTTTAAGTTATTATCATGATCATCGAGAGGAAATTAGACAACAAATAGAGGAAACAGAGGCTTTTGCTGAAAAATTACAAGGTGATAAACTATCTTTAATTGACAAAATATTAAAGGGTGATAATGTCAAATAAAATAAAATTTCATCTTGATGAAAATGTTAGTAATGCTATTGCCAATGGCTTAAGAATGCGGGGAATTAATGTGACAACATCCGTTGAAAAATGATTAATTGGTGCATCTGATGAACAACAATTGGCTTTTTCTTTATCTGAAAAACGAGTTATTTTTACTTTTGATGATGATTTTTTGCGTTTAGCATCTACTGGTATTAACCATTCTGGGATTATTTATGCTCAACAACAGCGTCAGTCAATAGGCAAAATTATCAGCAATTTAACCTTAATTTGGGAATGTTTAGAACCAGAATATATGTATAATAATATTGAATTTTTATAGAAAAATTAATCAGTAATTGCAAGTTTTGAAAGATAAACAGTGAGGGAGATGTGATATTGTAAAGATTAGTCAAAATGCTGATCAAACATATATTAAAAATAGTAGAAAAATTATTTATTCATGGCTTCCATTAAAGAATTACATCAACAAATTACCAGCAAACAACGATCGAGCCTAGAGATTACCCAAGAATATTTAACCACGATCGAGCGCCTTGAACCACAAATCAAGAGTTTTTTATGCGTCACCAAAGAATTAGCCTTAGAAACAGCGCAACAAGTTGATGAGAAAATCGCTAGGGGAGAAGAAATCGGCATTTTAGAAGGCATCCCCATAGCCATTAAAGACAATATGTCCACAAAAGGCATTCCCACCACTTGTGCTTCTCGTATCCTCGAAAACTTTATCCCTAGCTATGAATCCACCGTCACCCAAAAATTAAGAGATCAAGGTGCAGTAATTTTAGGTAAAACTAACTTAGATGAGTTTGCTATGGGTAGTTCAACGGAAAACTCAGGCTATCAAGTTACTGCTAACCCTTGGGATATAACTAGAGTGCCGGGAGGCTCGTCTGGAGGCTCTGCGGCTGCCGTTGCCGCTAACGAATGTGTGGTATCATTAGGCTCAGATACCGGAGGCTCGATTCGTCAACCTGCTTCCCTGTGCGGTGTTGTGGGTTTAAAGCCTACCTACGGTTTAGTATCCCGTTTCGGTTTAGTTGCCTATGCTTCCTCTCTTGATCAAATTGGTCCTTTTGGGCATACTGTAGAAGATACTGCTATTTTATTACAGTCGATCGCAGGGTATGATAGTAAAGATTCTACCAGTTTAAAAGTAGAAATACCTGATTATACTCGATCGTTCTCCACCGACTTAAAAGGCTTAAAAATCGGCATTATTAAAGAAACCTTCGGGGAAGGATTAGACGATATTGTAGCACAAACCGTCGATCGAGCGGTGGAAGAATTAGTCGAATTGGGTGCGATCGTAAAAGAGATTTCCTGCCCCCGTTTTCGCTACGGATTGCCTATCTATTATATCATTGCCCCTTCCGAAGCCTCCGCCAATCTTGCCCGTTACGATGCCGTTAAATATGGCATACGAGAAGAATCTGAAAACCTTCTTGAAATGTACACCAGTACTAGAGCTAAGGGATTTGGCGCAGAAGTGAAACGGCGTATCATGTTAGGCACTTATGCTTTATCCGCAGGTTACTATGATGCATATTACCTCAAAGCGCAAAAAGTCCGTACATTAATTAAAGAAGACTTTGATAACGCTTTTCAAGATGTGGATGTGTTAATTTCTCCCACCGCACCAACTACAGCCTTTAAAGCTGGAGAAAAAACCGATGATCCCCTTAGTATGTACTTATCAGATTTAATGACTATCCCCGTCAATCTTGCAGGTTTACCCGGTATGAGTATTCCTTGCGGATTTGATAGCCAAAATTTACCCATCGGAATGCAGTTAATTGGGAATGTGTTAAGGGAAGATGTCTTATTTAAAGTGGGTTACGCCTATCAACAAACCACCGATTGGCACAGCAAAAGCCCTAGTTTGAGATAGAGTAAAAATTAGTTTTACCCTGTCAAAATGAACTATAGCAATCCTAAATGATTTATGGACAATCCTCCTTTAATTCCCCCAACTTTGGGGGTTAGGAGGCGAAAATAGCCTCTTTTTTTGCAAATATTCGTATTTCAAGTTGCTTTAGGGAATTAGAAAATTTATCCGAGTAGATTAGGATAAAGGAATTTAGTTAATCCTATTAGTAAAGCAACTAAAATACCCCCTCCTACACTCCGAGCGATAATATCAAGGTTATCTAATCTTTTCCCTAATCCGTTTTGCCCTTCTTTGAGAGTAGCTATATCAACTTTGATAGTAGTTAACTCCTCAAATACTTTTTCAAATTTACTATCTATTTTTTCGTTGCCTTGCTCAATTTTACGATCGACTTGCTCAATTTTACGATCGATTTGCTCAAATTTACGATCGACTTGCTCAAATTTAGAGTTAATTAAATCCTTTAACTCTCTTAAATCATTATCTGTTACGGTACTCATGGTAAAATCCTCATTAAGGTTATAAATCAGGTTGGGAGTAATTAGCTGTTACTCCTAACTCTCATTTTAATCTCAAATATCCTTAAAACTGGCTCTTAATTTTCAGAATTTTTTAATTGTTAATTGTTAATTGTTAATTGTTACAGTTGACTCAAAATTTCCGATTTACCAAATACCAAGATATTATCTCCTGCTTTAATGTCTTTCTCCAGATTCGGAAAACGAATATATTGGTTTTTGCGTCTAATACCTTGAATCATTACTCCTAAATCCTGTTTATCCTTGATTTCTTCTAATTTTTCTGTGGCAAGTTGCGTATTTTTAGGAATCGATACCCAAAGACAAGATTCTCCTTCTTTCGGTAACATGACTTTCTCCTTTGCAATATATTCAAAAGCCTCAAAATCTTCCGATGTACCAACTAATAACAATCGATCGAACTCTTGTAAAATAGTTTCAGCAGGTGGATAATCGATTTTTTCGCCATTAGCGCGCACAATCTCAATGATACTAACTCCCGTGAGGCGACGTATATGGGCTTTTTCTAAAGTCAAATTAATTAAGCAAGAATCCGCAGGTAAGGTAAACCATTTATTCTCCATAGTGCTGACGGCTTCTTGTAATTCTCTTAAAATTTCTTCGCTCGATCGTTCAGGTTGTAATGTTTGATATTGAGATTCCCTAATTTTTTGAATATCTTGCACAACCATAGCATTAGGTAATCCTAACACTCTTAATAAATGCCCTGAAAGCTCTAAACTAGCTTCAAATTCGGGCTGTATAACTTCTTTTGCCCCCAATTGATACAACATTTCGATGTCTTCCGCATCATTGGCACGAATTACCGTATCTAACTCAGGATTTAATTGTAATGCCCTTTTGACACATAATCTCGAACTCATGGAATCTGGAAGTGCGATCGCCATTGCTTTAGCGCTACATACCTCAGCTTTTTCCAGAACAAATAAACTAGAAGCACTACCATAGAGATAGGGTATATTTTTTTTCCGTAATTTTTTAATTTTTTCTTCTGATTGATCAATAACTAATACTTTATACCCTTGATTTAACAATAATGTCACCACATTTTTACCTACCCTACCATAACCACAAACAATAATATGATTCTCCATGGTAGATTCCCAAGACACTTCTACTTTATTCAAATCCATTAACCAACCTTCAAAAACAGAAGAAGATTCCGCTTTCGATAAAATAATCGGTAAAAATTGTAACACAAAAGGTGTAACAACTAAAGTCATGGCAGTTGTGCCTAACACCAACATATAAACATTTTCAGAAATTAGGTTAAAACTACGCCCTTTATCCGCCAAAACGAAAGAAAACTCCCCAATTTGTGCCAATCCTAACCCCGCAATCAAAGCAGTTTTTAAAGGATAGCGAAACAATACAACTAAAGGAGTAATAATTAAAGACTTACCCACTAACACTAAAGATACTAACCCTAAAATTAAAGGTAAATGATCCCAAAGAAACACAGGATCGATTAAAATGCCAATAGAAACAAAAAAGGCAGCCGCACAAATATCCCGTAAAGGCTCAACATAATCAAGGGTTTGATCTGAATATTCTACCTCAGAAATCATTAAACCAGCGACAAAAGCCCCCATTTCTGTAGATAAGCCAATTTCTCCTGTGAGTAAGGCGATACATAAACATAAAGCCACTACTCCTAATAAAAAAATCTCCTTACTTTCCGTTTTTGCCAATAATTTTAGATATGGTGGAATCAACCACTTACCAACTACGATCGAACCTAAAGCAAATAAAGCTAACTTGAGTAAAGCAACCCCAATGGCGATACCAATTTCATCGATGGGTTGATTTAAAGCAGGTAACACCGCCAACATTAACCCTAAAGCCAAATCTTGCACAATCAGAATACCTAACATAACTTGACCGTGAGACGTACCAGTTTCATTAGATTCCATCAAGGCTTTTAAGACTACGGCGGTGGAAGATAGAGAAAGAAGCTCTCCTAAAAATACACCTTGAGGTATAGTTGATACCCAACCTACGGTAATAGAAACAAAAGCTGTAATGGCTATGGTTAAAGCAATTTGTAAACCACCGCCTCCCAAACTAATATTTTTAACCTTATTCAATTCTGCAAAGGAAAACTCAACACCGATGGCAAACAAGAGGAAAGTTACCCCTAACTCCGCCACAGTTTCCACGATTTCATAATCATGAATTAACCCTAACTCAAAAGGACCTAAAATAGCTCCTGCCAATAAATATCCTAAAATGACAGGTTGTCGCAATATAGAAGCTAATAAACCACCAATGGCGGCGGCGGAAAAAAGTGCGATTAAATCAGTCATGAATCTTATTCTAATTTTTCTTTTTCGATTATACTGAGTTCTAGCACTAGAACTAAAATACTGAAAGGATGATGCAAAAGTCTTTTGATTACGAAGTGTTGATTAACAGCTTATTACCTAATTCTCTAATACCCTATTCTCCATCTTCATCACTGAGATATTTGTTAAAGTAGAAAAAACTGAAATCGATAACTTATTTTTATGGCAACCTTAGTTTCACCCGTCAATTTGTTGACAAAAAAAGAATACTTTAATCAATGGCAATCGGCAACTTGGGAAGATTATTTATATTGTGCTGATTCCAAAGAATTAGAAGACGTTAAATTATATTTTTATAATAATCAATTATTAA
This window contains:
- a CDS encoding RecQ family ATP-dependent DNA helicase produces the protein MTINNDRIQKLRETLKQYWGYDDFRYPQAEVMTAILTEKDCLVVMPTGGGKSLCFQLPALLQEGLTLVVSPLVALMENQVQELRSKHLPAGILHSEVSKFDRKQTLNALKSQQLRLLYLSPETLLSPPIWQVISNPEIKINGLILDEAHCLAQWGESFRPAYRRLGTIRSCLSHHPISIASFTATADINTQKTIIQSLQLSNPEKFLVSPYRHNLQIQIKTIWTPKGRKQELIQYIQRKHKQSGLIYVRTRKDSEELANLLNQEGYKNQAYHGGLGSNIRRQIENDWLQEKIKFVVCTNAFGMGINKSNLRWIFHYQAPLLLSEYIQEIGRGGRDGKLTEAITLISETTGFFNPEDKQRRQYFLHRQIKLYQEAQRFIKQIPKQGNIEALSREFNNTNIQLYLSILNSSQQLRWIDPYHYQLTLNNPQSSIELLIKRQQKLTQETSQYLTTKTCRWHFLLLAFGFPPSNNFRCGKCDNCLKIKN
- the rplI gene encoding 50S ribosomal protein L9 is translated as MAKKLQLLLNKNVEKLGKRGDLVDVAPGYARNFLVPQGLGVLVTPGILRQVDQRREKERLRLLAILEEAKSRKVALQTINNFVIRKQVGEQDAIFGTVTTQEVVDIIKQNAGLDIERQAITLPEIKKTGKYQTEIKLHAEVTAQITIEVASL
- a CDS encoding DUF433 domain-containing protein; protein product: MAISVTSKHVEITPGICGGKPRIVGHRIKVQDIVIWHERMGMSPDEIIYHHPSITLADVYGALSYYHDHREEIRQQIEETEAFAEKLQGDKLSLIDKILKGDNVK
- the gatA gene encoding Asp-tRNA(Asn)/Glu-tRNA(Gln) amidotransferase subunit GatA, with the translated sequence MASIKELHQQITSKQRSSLEITQEYLTTIERLEPQIKSFLCVTKELALETAQQVDEKIARGEEIGILEGIPIAIKDNMSTKGIPTTCASRILENFIPSYESTVTQKLRDQGAVILGKTNLDEFAMGSSTENSGYQVTANPWDITRVPGGSSGGSAAAVAANECVVSLGSDTGGSIRQPASLCGVVGLKPTYGLVSRFGLVAYASSLDQIGPFGHTVEDTAILLQSIAGYDSKDSTSLKVEIPDYTRSFSTDLKGLKIGIIKETFGEGLDDIVAQTVDRAVEELVELGAIVKEISCPRFRYGLPIYYIIAPSEASANLARYDAVKYGIREESENLLEMYTSTRAKGFGAEVKRRIMLGTYALSAGYYDAYYLKAQKVRTLIKEDFDNAFQDVDVLISPTAPTTAFKAGEKTDDPLSMYLSDLMTIPVNLAGLPGMSIPCGFDSQNLPIGMQLIGNVLREDVLFKVGYAYQQTTDWHSKSPSLR
- a CDS encoding cation:proton antiporter domain-containing protein, whose product is MTDLIALFSAAAIGGLLASILRQPVILGYLLAGAILGPFELGLIHDYEIVETVAELGVTFLLFAIGVEFSFAELNKVKNISLGGGGLQIALTIAITAFVSITVGWVSTIPQGVFLGELLSLSSTAVVLKALMESNETGTSHGQVMLGILIVQDLALGLMLAVLPALNQPIDEIGIAIGVALLKLALFALGSIVVGKWLIPPYLKLLAKTESKEIFLLGVVALCLCIALLTGEIGLSTEMGAFVAGLMISEVEYSDQTLDYVEPLRDICAAAFFVSIGILIDPVFLWDHLPLILGLVSLVLVGKSLIITPLVVLFRYPLKTALIAGLGLAQIGEFSFVLADKGRSFNLISENVYMLVLGTTAMTLVVTPFVLQFLPIILSKAESSSVFEGWLMDLNKVEVSWESTMENHIIVCGYGRVGKNVVTLLLNQGYKVLVIDQSEEKIKKLRKKNIPYLYGSASSLFVLEKAEVCSAKAMAIALPDSMSSRLCVKRALQLNPELDTVIRANDAEDIEMLYQLGAKEVIQPEFEASLELSGHLLRVLGLPNAMVVQDIQKIRESQYQTLQPERSSEEILRELQEAVSTMENKWFTLPADSCLINLTLEKAHIRRLTGVSIIEIVRANGEKIDYPPAETILQEFDRLLLVGTSEDFEAFEYIAKEKVMLPKEGESCLWVSIPKNTQLATEKLEEIKDKQDLGVMIQGIRRKNQYIRFPNLEKDIKAGDNILVFGKSEILSQL